The following nucleotide sequence is from Mytilus trossulus isolate FHL-02 chromosome 9, PNRI_Mtr1.1.1.hap1, whole genome shotgun sequence.
tatatatatttctatcatatcaattttttttttaaaattaaaaacgcGCAACGACCAGTACACGAATTTAAAACGAACTGTACAACCATTATGCAACGACAACAAACTGTACAGATGGTTCTAACTGACACCATTTGTTTAATATCTACATGGGTATAACTGAAATGCAAAGAGTTTGTAAGTTGTTAAAGTTATACATGATCTAAGTCGGATCAAAATCAACCTTATTCAAATACACATATTTAGGTGCATGTGTGTGACTTTGACTGATTTAGGAACATTCAAATACGAAATAAAAGAGTTTTGATCTttcttggggggggggggtcttatATCAGCtcaaatttcaaacaattacAGACTACGCATATACAAATATCAACCCATCAAGCggttaattatatttatattcatttgcatACGATCAATTTCTATCTTATTCAtctaatatatttatcaattaataaTAAGCAGAGTGAATCTGGATTCAACAATTCATTAACAAAGATATAATATAGTATACGTACTCAAAGACTTTAAGTGGTCGTGAGCTTTGAACTTCTTTTTGCTGCATAGAATGCATATTTGCTGTGgatgtaatattaaaaatactgtACAATTCATAGACCTCAAAAAAGCAAATCTTTGTTCTATATGCATAGTATAtgagaatttttgttttatttttactggTTCTCGTCTTCGAAAGACAGTATTTTGACATTGTTCTTTTAGATCGCTCCGAAATGAAACAATGTCCGGAATTAACCGTACGGGGTTATCCACAATGActatacatgtaaattaaaataaacaaacccGGTTGACACAAGaacctttttttctttaaaaaaaaccatatctTTTCGTTTAGATATGTTATTATACAacgtacatgtattttcaatttcagaaaattttaCAGATATTCCATTCGACTGTagtgacatttttaaatgttggtCAACAATAAGTGGTGCATTTACAATTTACCCTGAAGGTATAGGTGCACTCGAAGTACAGTGTGATATGGACACAGATACAGGAGGTTGGACTGTAAGATCATTATCATCAATCTCATTATTGATTAAAACATTATCGGAGGAATTATCTTTTCTCTACAGACATTAATAAATAGTTGTAGTTAATCGTTAACTTTTGATAAAGTTgttgtttgtaaatattgcaTGTAATATGATGTTAACAATTAGTATCCTTTCATCTTGACTCCGCTGCATATGaaattaactgttttaacaTCATCTACTGCCCTTGACTTTTTCCTTCGTTCACTTGATTATATGTATCAAACACCTTTTTGTTCGAGAAGTGTTTTTCTTTAGCACAGCCATGATACAGTTTTAGTCgtattttgaatgattttttggatttttttctactttaaaTGTCTTTaacttcatatttgattttgcttttcaAATAATTGGTGCGTCTTATCAGCAGGTAACAATAAACGCGAGTCTGACGCAACAAATTatgaacctgattttatagatgagttctttttcttatttttaatgaCACAATGACATTGTTCGGTGTTGTAATTTAACGCTGCTGATCTCCTATGCTGAGTGGTAACACATGGGAATCGAGATGACAACATATTTGAGGCAAATACAACGGATATGTAGGcattaaagcaaaaaaaaaatcattattccACAAATCAAAAAAAGTTCCATAAGATTTAAACCGGAGGTGATATCAGGTTCTTCATAATCGTAAACTCGTCTTGGTCTTGTTCGATATTTCTCTACATTAGATTTAATCTTAGATCagttatttacatttgtatttagtCAAGTGACTATTTTTTATCAGTTTGAATACTTCTTTACAAAATTCTTACTTAAAGGTTATAATTTATTGTTGTTGAAAgcaatatttgtttattcaatCTTTATTAATTAATGGAAAGGcaatatgttctttttttaaacgttCTTTACCCATACCTTCgcgttgtttattctttagttttctatgttgtgtcatatgttctattgtttttctgtttgtctttttcatttttagccatggcgttgtcagtttgtttagatttatgagtttgacctttggtatctgtcgtccctcttttaaaacataatgtGTCATTGTTATCACACAATCCCATCAGTGATATGATGATACAATTCGTACCAGTTACATGAAATCAAATGTAGCTTCCAATACCATTGTTTCAATACTTACTGTTTATGCCGGAAGTCAAACTGATTGGTTGTTTTTCTGCTTAAAACATTACTTTGACAGTAATACCTGAAACAGATTCAAATGGTTAAATTTCCTGAATCAATTGTCTTTTGCTACCTTGTTTTGATGACGGTCAGTCTCCAAGGATTTAAAAATCCCTATTGTTATTGGTTCAGTACTGATATGATAATATCGATTAAATCCATCAAATACCGATTACGATGAtagatgaattttaaaatttgaagaaaaaaaataataatgcaaACATCAACATAAAGATAAAATTACTTTTGCTTGATTTCGTGTTAGCACTTATAGTCTAATGTGGTTTTTTTCTATTGGTTGAAGATATATTTGAATGCAGATTCATATATGCTTCTATGTTAACCATGATTCTTGTTGCTTTCGAATAAATTCCAAGATTGGAAACACGGTAATGAGATATTCGCTGAATGACATGAAATCTAAACGCTATCTACAGGTCAATATAGGAATTTAACACCAACAAGTGAATTCGTGTATTTTCTTAGGTACCAATGTTGAGAATTGaggaaacattttattttcgagGTTTTGTCAAAGTCTTCTTACCAGcatatttcaaaatgtgtactattttgatcattttaaattcatgttttgtctttatatatgaACATTGGTagagtttgatgtgtttgagcttttgaatttgcaatttgattagagactttccgttttaaattttcctccgagttcgtatttttgtgaatttacttttttttttacagatattcATTGATGACTATTTGCATAACCAAAatttattggtatttttaatTGAAGGTGATACAGAATAGAAATTCTGGCTCAACAATCTTTTACGCAGACTGGGCTCAATATAGAGATGGATTTGGTAACATTTTGTCTGATTTCTGGATAGGTAAGAGACATTTCACATCTATATTTGATCTAAGATTTGTAATCATGTCGTCAAACATCTAACTCTCGTATTGGTTTATACATATAACATGGACACATGCGTCCTGGTCAAGCAAATTAAGATCAAACACAAAATGGACAAACttacaccaaatcgcctgcactttGGCTTTCCAGCTAGACCACACGACGATATTGATGTTATTTCAACGattataaaagttaaagttAATCAGTGTTACGTAAAATGAtaacacccggccaccgaaagcttcatttttattaagcctaggtggtcgtgtggtctagcgagACGGCTGCAGTTCAGGctatttggtgtcacgatatctcagtagcatgggttcgaatcccggcgaggaaagagcaaaaaatttgcgaaagaaaattaacagatctaacattgttgggttgatgtttagacgagttgtataaacataatgtacacagccatgtatcaccatcactgctggtgatccgatggataaattaTTGTATGgttgtcactggctcagacgtaTATATAAATAGGGATTAACgagtcttaattgaaaactacattcacacctatgattgcgttggataaaaaccgcaattttatacgtgtgcatgtaaaataaatttcgttgtagaagggtctaaaaacagcactaacaacattttccaaaagaccaaaaaaatgaaaaaagtatatttaaccaaaacgcatttgactaacaggtcagacaactgatgttctttaaccctgctgactgccatgggcgattgccaaaaaaaattgatcacaagatgtaacaaaatggttcttaatataaattaaatactaaacagaaaacaaattaacTTGTGGcccgatgttatgccacaaaaaTACGgagtcaatatttttttagtacaccagactttgattttgacattgagtctcttcagtgatgtgaGGGATCGAAatggtatttggaaggccatataaaaagtaccctcatatttataaaaaaaaagtatcctcatttttagatagactcttgaattttaaaagtcaatataggatgaacggatcatataaaccggagggaaaatatgatgaaagcccaaacgaaaaagtataaacgagtctaaattgaaaactacattcaaacctatgattgcgttggataaaaaccgcattttttatacgtgtgcatgtaaaacaaatttcgttgtagaagggtttaaaacagcacaaacaacattttccaagagaccaaaaaaagtgaaaaagtatatttaaacaaaacgcatttgactaacaggtcgaacaactgattttctttaaccctgctgactgccattggcgattgccaaataaaattgatcacaagatgtaacaaaaatggatcttaatataaatttaatactaaacagaaaaaaataacttgtggcccgatgttatgccacaaacatacagtgtcaatatttttttagtacaccagatccggattttgacaataaatgtctcttcagtgatgctaggggtcgaaacggtatttggaaggccagataaaaagtaccctcatagAGATTTTAAAATACATCGCCTTTTCTgtatcagcctgggtatcatcccgagCATCAAAACGGAAGGATATTGATGTTATTTCAACGATAAACCTGAAATACTGCCTTATTTCGAatactaatatatatttaaagttaatTAGTGGCTACTACATCGTGTCTCACTTTTATAAGGTAACAACTATCTATCAAGCAATGCTACTTTCTTTATCTCTATTTCTATATTTCCTACTTTGCGTATTGTTTATAGGCAATGATAATTTGCATATGCTGACATCAAAGAGGAATTACCAATTACGAGTAGATCTAGTGGACTGGGATGGACAAACAAAATATGCAGTTTACAAGATTTTCATAGTTGGAGATGAAAATACACAATACAAATTGTCTATTGACGGTTATAACGGAACTGCAGGTATTGTTCCTTTGAAtacattaaatttcaaaagagagtcgaaagatatcagagagacattcaaactcattgatCGAAATTCATGGcttgaaaagaaaacatcaaacagacaaacaaacaatagtacacaaaacacatcatttaaaaataaagaccaagcaacacgaaccccatcaaaaacttgGGGTACACTGGATTGGTTTTATACCAAAATTTTATCTACACACATTTGAGAGCATGAAAGTACTCCCAATTTAATCAGTTTTTGAAGCATAATGACATTTAGTATTGAGCTCCGTGTATCTATTATCTTGTCAATGTTAATCGATGTTCGTTCAAAATTGTATATTGGATATTATAATagtctaaagaagagggacgaaagataccagaggtacagtccaactcataaatcgaaaataaactgacaacgccatggctaaaatgaaaaagacaaacagacaaacaatagtacacatgacacaacatgtGCCTTTCTGAGAAAGTAATCCGTATATTTTTAACTCACATTTGCACCTTTAATGTATACTGCTAGTTTAATGTTTACAacaagatataaataaaattagtaGCAGCAACATTTTGAATACCTTTCATCTGTACAGGTGCACATTGAATCAACAACATAACTTACTTAAACAgaaacatatattataaaaaaaaaatgcaaaagtttTTTGCAAATGAAGTCGAAGCATGTATATATCTGACAACGCAAATGTGAGTTAAGTaattttaaacagattttaaaactgattttaattatattttgcaGGAGATAGCTTCTATTACCATAATGGTATGAAATTTTCCACAACAGATTCTGACAATGATCTTGTAACTGATCCAAGTATTCAAAATTGTGCTCAACAATACAGTGGGGGTTGGTGGTACATGAGTTGTTACCAAGTAAACCTCCATGGAACTTATCTATCTTGGGAGGCATTTAGAGGAGCATACTATGATCTAAAACACTCAAAAATGATGATACGAGTTTAGATTCCTATTGTACAAAGTATCGCTTATCCCTTGAAGAAATGCAAAGTTATAATTGTTAAGTTAGTGTGTTCGACATGCCATACAATAAAAATAGGGAAAATTATCTTAACTATAGAACTTTGTGtgaaataattattgaaaaatttagaGATGCTTCAACCTTCAGAGAAAGTCTTGTCAATGTCACGTTgaagttattttaatttgcaCCTGGCCTACTCATTCTTTACAATTACATATCAAATCagttaaattaaaagtttatttcagctctcttcgTTCATTTCCACCCCAGAAAAACTCAGAAATGTATGAGATagggaaaataaataaataagacaaaatACACTATCATTAAAGaaaactatattcgtggacaacgaaaaaagggatcattaattgtggtcttgggcctattgACAACATGGCATCAttctaaaaaagaaatgttgtattttctttGCTTTGTAACTACGATGCCCATGTCACACTATTGATAAAGAAACAGTGTGCCCATTTTAACTACAAAATCAGATATTCGAAATACACATCCACATAGAATAAAAATACAGATACTTCCTTATAATCTCGCCATAACTGTCGTATTCCGGACTTGATACAGGTATTTTTCtttgaagaaaatggtggattcaaCAGGTGTAATGGCTAGttaaacatctcacttgtatgacagtcgcatcaaattaaattatattgacaatgacgcgtgaacaaaacaaacagacataatttaCAACACATATTAATCAGACATTAAATCGGAAGGAATTCACAGTTTTGTTTTGAACTGGCTAGTGTGCATTTTTGTTGCATATCCATTTTCTATCTCCTAACGtacttaatttttaatttttagctgatattcaacttttttttttacaattgtctAGTTAATATCATACAAATGACAAACTTTTGATTAATTTGCTAATTTACATAGCGGTCATGTTGCCTTATAATGACGACAACCAATTCAAAATGATAAGATATgccataaaatatatatgcaaatatgTCAAAATCCTTAGACGCATCAACAGTTTGTCCGCATATGTGTgaactgtatatttatataattttgacgTCTGGTCCTTAACATACGAACATTGTCATCTTTGAACACTTTCAGTCCATTTAATTGTGTTATCGGAGGCGTTACTTTAGCATAATTGGTCTTAACATAACCATCACAAACATGATTGGTGTAATCCtttttgtttctgaaatatcaaaatttcaagcATTTCAACTTTCTGATTTAGAttgaataaagtacaaagtattATATGCAAGAAGTGAGATAATCTAAAaagtttaattaattttaaatcacaatgtaaaatatatcaaaacgaTTGCGTCGAtaatttcatttgttattttggtTTGTTAATTACATTGCTTTTATTACTATGTTATCTATAATTTATCACAGAATGAAATGGAATCGCATGGTTAAACTTTCCAGTCCAATTCTAAAttacattattaatattttattgttttgattttctgtCTGAAAATATTTGTCCTATTATTGATGATAATACCTCAAATCAATGTGATAAATCAATAGGTATAAAAGATAGTCTAGTTTTTAATACATGGAAATTAATTGATGCGAACGTTTATTTTAATTGCTCCATAAAACCAACATCAACTTCAAAATTGGTCAATATCTTTTCCTAGCATACCAAATCATTCAAATTTATTCTAAcaataacttttggactagtttaaatctcggtctatttctgaaatttactcttacatacttttgattttataaccctgtatgctaacattgcctgtgtaaataaaaaaatttgtatgcacattgaacgacaaactTATGTGACGtgtaaaattttctgacgtcagacactcaaatcaatgaatgtggtCGTAGAtagttctgttaaattgtcccttttaaaattgctatacgatgatgactgatgtacccatattttgactatttttttaattgtgtctgtttatttaacgcatcaatgtaaatataacagaatttgatgagactgtcattaaagtgagagggttagcgctatagaaccaggtttaatccaccattttctacatttgaaaatgcctgtaccaagtcaggaatatgacagttcttgtccattcgttttttatgcgttttgttatttgattttgccatgtgattatggactttccgaattgattttctcaaagttcagtaattttgtgattttactttctaccTATAGGCTACGAATTAATTGACttatttatctatataattgtatatatgatatacatcGGTACAACGGACATACAGAAATTGTAcctttatatatcaataataggcAATCGTATGGTATGAGTTCGTAGCCGCGAGGTTTCATGGTTAAGTTGAATGAATTAGAACTTGTCGGTTTAGGTTTTGAatccttgtatttttttttatttttttttcttgcccCTATTCTCCAGTcctgtttttgtttcttgtttttttaagttattgagGATATTTTGTTTACTAAAAGCGAGTTCGATTGATTATTATCGGATCATTGTTGGCTATTCCACATGTTTAAAACGAAAATGTTCACATTCTAGGTgtccattttgttttaaaaaataatatagtaTGAATTCATCTGTTTATTCGCAATTTCCTATATGCTACAAACTCGTGATATGCCTAGAATAAGACTTCTTGTTCAAAATTTCGGACAcatgctttatatatatgtaggactcaaatctatggtgggTTCCAAATCTCTGGCAGATTTTtaatctatggcaaatgtgacgTAATGTcattccaaatctatggcagattttttacaatcctaatctatggcaagttTTGGTGGATTTTTAGTTTGTCCCAGTCTACGGAAAATGAATTGCAAATGGAAAATAATGCAGTACACATACGACCATTAATTTGCATGTCTATAAACATTTGGGAAATAAACAGTAAATActggtaaacaaaaaaaaccgtAAATGATGAACTCAGCACATAATTACAGACTTCAAGATTGAAATGATGTgccttgtaaaaataaacattttctaatcTGTGCATTCATTTAACCACATAGTAATTAACGTAAAGTTCCTTAACAAACAAGAAGGtggatttttaataaataaaaaagggggataaataaaaatgaacagttTGAATGTTCAAATAATATGTTATTCATCGTTATggcatcttttttattttctgacgatctaaataaaattggtaTCCGTTAATTGCATGTTTCGCCTTATAAGCTTTGCCAACCGCAGACAGTAAAAGGTTTACTATAATAACTCCTTTTATGAAATATCCGTTACTAAAAAAAGCGGTGACCTTGTTCATCGTGGACTTCGACCGGTACAGCACATTGTGTCCTTTTTCTAGATAATGGGTCACATCTTTATGTAAACCATCCTCAAATTGTTGTCATCTAGAATGGTGTTCAAATCTATGGGTTCCGCCATCGTTTGCAGCGGCAACAATGTAATATTACGTTATGAATTGGGACGTTATATGTTGGATCTGTCATAAAattggagaaaacaaaaatctgccatagatttggagaaaacaaaaatctgccatagatttggagaaaacaaaaatctgccatagatttggagaaaacaaaaatctgccatagatt
It contains:
- the LOC134683677 gene encoding ryncolin-1-like; this encodes MVRKNKENFTDIPFDCSDIFKCWSTISGAFTIYPEGIGALEVQCDMDTDTGGWTVIQNRNSGSTIFYADWAQYRDGFGNILSDFWIGNDNLHMLTSKRNYQLRVDLVDWDGQTKYAVYKIFIVGDENTQYKLSIDGYNGTAGDSFYYHNGMKFSTTDSDNDLVTDPSIQNCAQQYSGGWWYMSCYQVNLHGTYLSWEAFRGAYYDLKHSKMMIRV